From the Lactuca sativa cultivar Salinas chromosome 9, Lsat_Salinas_v11, whole genome shotgun sequence genome, the window AATATGTAATTGGTTTAGATGGTTAAGGTGTTAAGTGATGTTTCCAAAGGTTGCAATTTCAAATCTTTTTGCAaacatttattttcttttatttttgcatATATAGCtttatacatattatattatGATGTTTTGAAAATTAAACACAAGTATTAAATTGTTTAAGTGGTAAAGTGTTGTTCTTTTAAGTTTGAGGTCTCTATTTGGAATCTTGGCTGTTACattggtgtattttattttgtttatcaGTTTTTCAACttgtttttaaaaattttaaaatgtccCACATCGGCTATAACATGAAACATAGCTTATAAcatcaattttaaaattttaaactgaGTTTGGAAAACCGAGAAACCGAACCCGGTTTGGGATACCCCTTTACTTTGAACCTGGCTCCGCCACTGTCCGACTTACTTGAACCAAACGTCCGAAAAACCATATAAACACAATAAAGGCTTGGGTTCAATAACCTGGCCAACAACATATGACAATTTTATACTTTAAGAAATGGGTGGTTAAGGAAACACAATTCATATAAAGAATGCAATGCATGCAACTATCACATACGAAGCTAAGGTCAAAGTAAAGGGTATCCCAATCCGATGCTCGGTTTCTCGGTTTCCAAAACTTGGTTTTGGGTTTAAACCCAAACCCATTCGAAAGTTTAACTTGTTGATAATTGAGAAATTTGTGTTGCTTATATAACAGATGTATAGGAGCTATGTTTCATGTTATGGCTGATGTGGGATAATTTAGAATTTTAAATAACAAGTTGAAAAACtgataaataaaataaagtaCACCTATGTAAGGGCCAAGATTTGAAATAGAAACTTCAAAGTTAAAAGTTCAGCATTTTACTAGTTGGACAACTCAGTACTTGTATTAAATTTCTAGATTTGAAATAGGGACCTCAAAGTTAAAAGTTAATTTCAAGATTTGAAATAGGGACCTCAAAATTAAAAGTTCAATGTTTAACCAGTTGGACAACTTAGTACTTGAATTTAATTTTCACAACATCATAATATAATATGTATAATCCATATAAAACTATATAAAAGGAGCTACGGAAAAAAAAAGTTAATGTTTGAAAGAAAATTTGACCTTTCAACCTCCAAAAACACATTCTAACACATTAACCATCTAAACCAACTAGAACTTATGTTCTTATCTCGCTAAACATAttaatattatgtatatatacactacataaaacgaaatttttctaaaaaaattacaatactGAATTTTTTTTAGAGGCATCCCAGGATACCCTAGGATCTATTGTGGATCTTCCCCTAATCACTAACTCATGTTAATCTTAATAGTCAATATCACACAAATGACAGACAGTccaaaggtatatatatatatatatatatatatcgaacgAATTTGACAAAATAATATTCAGTTTTAAACAAAAAGTTAAGTgtcatttgaaaaaaaaagcttggtatacaattttataaaaaaaaaaaaaatagtttctttaataccacttttttcaaaaataataattattatttttattgttcCCGATTTTTGAGAAAAATATATAAGTTACCGTATAAAATATCAAATCATATATTTAAACTTCTCAATACTAATAATCAGTACCAAAGTTCTAAAACTTTGGATGATGCATAACACCATCCACATATCCACATTCCGTACAAACCACATTTCATTATTTACTTGTAATTACCTATATACTACTGCTCTCCTTTGACATCCCTTATTTCTGCCATTACACGTAACCACCTCTCTTATTGTACTtagagggtgtttggcttagcttttgaaAGAGCAAAAGTGTTTTTAGAAAAAGTTGTAAacctaacttttccaaaaagtttatTTTCCTTATATCAAAAAGTAGTTTTTATAAGATCTATTGTTTTTaccaaatattttttaattttttatcttTTCCTGAAAACTAAAAGATATTTTAAAAGATATAACAAACACTCATTTAAGAACACAACCCTCTATCATTAGTTCTTACCaccaaactttatatttatatgttttgaTTGCGACGTAAAGTTTATTTTTGTGTATTCGGATATTTTGTATAAATAAATCTCATATAATACAGATCTGTAGTTTGATTTGTTATTTTCAAGTTTGGATGTTACTTTGACCGTTTGACGTGATTAATCGTGAACTAATCATTGGAATTTGGATTATATTATAATATCTGTACTAAATTATCAAGTTGGGCATTTGGTCTAGTGGTATGATTCTCGCTTTGGGTGCGAGAGGTCCCGAGTTCGATTCTCGGAATGCCCCTTTTTCTTATTCAACTCATTTTCCTATTTCCCTCCAAATTCCCACTCTTTTTCCTCGTTTATCGCTTCGCATCCCCAAAATCCACAACTCAAATTCATATTACAGTCTCTCACCCCGATTTCACTATCATTTTCTGTCATTCAATTTGTAATCTTACATAATCAACGTTATATTCCATGAGTTTATCCTCCAATCTACGATTAAGTTTTCAGTTTTTCTTTTAAACTTTTTAGTGATCACTAGCTTCTCAAATAAGCTTCTACGTCGATTCTTCCATCTTCTGTAGAATAATGCCGGTTTTCTTGTTTCTAATCGGTTTTTGTTGTAGGCGTTTGGTGTGAATTGAAAGAACTGATTAGGGTTTTGGTTTTGCACAAAGTGTTTAATTTATGGCCGCATTGGACGATCGTGAAGCGGGTACATATTGTTTTTCCCTTCTATTGTTACATTTCCCAATAATAAGCATTGGCACACTCGAATATATGATCTAAATATGAtgtgtgtgttttacttgtatatCATCTGTTCATTTCTAGCTgttccagaaaaaaaaaaaaagaactacgCTTTGTGATTTGAGGTGGTCAAAAGGGTAGCATTTATAATTTTTGGTTATGCATTTTGAATTTTTGATAGCATAGCTAAGGACTTGAATTTGTATATCAAGTACTTCCAAATAGAATGATTTTGGTGGTGAATAAGTGACATTTGTTAACCACATGGTTTGAAGTGAGTTTATTTTCTATATCAGAGGGAGTACTCTGTATTTAGTTGAAATTTCATGGTGGATTGAATTTCAAATCAAATCAATGCTTTTCAGTTTCCTAGTAATGGAACAGAGAATGTTATGGATTCTAGTATACTCTGTATCAGGTTGGGATTTCCAAGCTCAAAGCAATGCAAAGTTCTTACTTTTATTGTAATCAAGAGAGATGCTATGGATTCTTGTTTAGAATTACAGGGTTAAGAACGATCCATGGTTAATCTCATATACTATGGAGCACTTTCAGAAATTGTATTTGAAGGCTTGTAGCATGAACTAAGTCTTATGTGCATCCATTCTTGATTCAACAGGCAACAACCTTAATGTAAGTGTTGAGGATGATCATCTTATTGCTGGGGATTTTGATTTCACCGAAGAATTGGAAAGCCCGTTGCAGAATTTGGATGCAGATACTGAGGAGTTGGATATTTCACATTTTGTTGGCGACCTGAGAGCCCTAATGGTAGATGATAGTGAGGATGAAATTGTGCTGGATAGTGATGATGAAGCTATCTCTGAGCAAAAACAGGGAAAAATAAGAGGTAAGCCAATTAACATATTGAAGCAGGCATCTTGCTGCTTTCCAAAACAGTCATTAATGTCAAAAATTAGAAATCCCATTTGAAATTGTGTTTTTTTGCATCTCTTTTATGTTTATTCCTCATAAAAATATCATGTTGTGGCTTTGAGAAATTATGCTTTTGACTCATTTGTAGTTATATTTCTTATCAGGACGTTTATGGCGACATGCACAATCAGTTGATGTTCGTTCTTCAGCGGGAAGCAATTTGACAGACAAAGTAACTGATAATATTCCCAGTGAAAGATCAGAAGAGAGAAACTTAGTGTCacataatgaaaatgaaactggGAGCAGGGATACAGACACAAGATGTTCAAAAGGAGATAAGCTTGTTAATTTGAATGCCTCTTCCAATAATTTTGAGGGTGAGAATGCAGTAGTTGATGAATCTCAAGAACCTGGAGAATCATCAGAAGCTGATGCATTGGACTTTGTGGATCATTTTCTGTCAGTTAGTGCTGTAAACTCGTCTCCAGAAGTCAAGATTCTGAAATATGATGGGCCAAGATCACCTTTTAGTTCATGTGCAAAAGGGTCCCAAAAATTGGCAATGAAGACCAGTTTTATGACCAAAATTGGCGTTTCAACCTTCGATTGGGATAGTGATCAACCTGATCATGGAGGGGGgttctttttggaaaagaaaacaGAACCTGACATACAAAGAGATAAACATTTGAGTGAAAGATGCAAATCCAAACAGCTGCCTGGAAACGATAGCAATGAGAGGGATGAACCaccagatatgtttgatgttggtTTTAACACTCAAATGGCAGCTGAAGCTATGGAAGCCTTGCTATATGCCACACCTCCACATATTGATGTTAATGAACATAAAAGGGTCAAGAATCCAACCACTGAGAATCCATCCAAAAAGTTCTCATTTCCTTTGAGTGCCAACTGTGATTCAAAAACCAATGGAATAAGTTTTAAGCAAAAGAGGGTTGCTAACAGAAGACATAAAATGTCTACTTCCTTCCATAATAAAAACCAAAGAGAGTTGAATCTTGAGTTACTGAATCTAGGAAAGGATGAAAACTGCACAAATGGGGATAATCTTACTGAACCAAAGAAGAAGGTATATGAGAAATCTTTGAAAGTTTATAAACGAAGGAAGCAAAAACAAGATGCAGACAAGGAAAACTTAAAACCAGATAATGAAGTTAAAACCTTTTCACCCGTGGCTTCTCGAACTAGACGTGGGTCCTGTGTAAAACGTTCACAAAGGACTGCAGATGCAACATGTAATGGTAAGGAGATTGATGTACTTCATAAAAGAAAATCAGGTGATTGGAAGTTTGATACATGGAAGTGGCCCAAAAAGAAAAGGACATGTAGAAATAGGAGACAAAATGCAAAATTGACAAACACCTTAAATGTTCAATCTCCTGTAGTCAAGGGTGGCAATGGTGAGATGGAAGGGAACTTCAAGGAAGCTTCTTTCATGTCAAGTGTAAAGAGGAAAGCACGCTCTGCTTCCATATACAGGTCAACATCTGGAAAGAAACTTAGCAacactaaatgtgtttcaatgaGGATTCCAAAAACTTTAAATGAATCTGAACACTCGTTCGAATCTATACCAGCTTTAGGTGGTGAGGAGAAGATAAAAGATTTATCATCAAATGGAAAGAACAAGACACCATCCATTATGAGTGGCGCCTCTAGGACTTCTGATCAGGGTATGCAATATGCATTATCACAACAAAACTTTTCACAAATTGCACTAGAATTTATTACTTTTTGTTATCTTTTTTACATCATCAAATTTTAAAAAGTGTCTATTCAGTAGGTCTACCCCGGAAGCAACTGCACAAGAAAAGCTCTACAAGTTCCTCTCTCAGGAATGAGCTTCCTAGATTGGGATTTTCCGAATCTGCCCCTGATTTTATGTCAAAGGATTTGAGGAGACGTAGAAGTAAGGTAGAAATCCGTGTCTTGTTCAGCCAAAGCCTTGATGATGATGTGGTTAAGCAGCAGAGAAAGGTTCTCCAGTTTGTTTCAAAAAGCTTTTCTAGATCCAATTTGCTTCAAATAGCTTTTCTTGATCATGAATTTTGTATTTCTTTGATGAAGATTCTGAAAAAGTTGGGAACTTGTATGGCAACGGATTGCTCAGATGCTACACATTTTGTAGCTGATAGATTTGCAAGAACAAAGAAGATGTTGGAAGCAATGGGTTTGGGTAAACAAATTGTAACACCCTTGTGGCTAGAGAGCTGTGATCAGGTAGGGTGTATTATTGATGAGAAAAATTACATCCTTAGAGATGCTAAAAAGGAAAAACAGATCGGCTTTAGCATGCCTGTTTCATTGTCTCGTGCAACAACACATCCACTTCTAAAGGTAACTGATAATGATTCAATATTACACATGATAAAAAGTTTATATGAATATGCTCATTAATTAATATGCCCTTAAAATACCAGGATCGAAGAGTCTTCATTACCCCAAATGTAGAACCTGACAGAGAAATGATTAAAAACTTGATCAAGGCTGTTCATGGTCAGGTGTGATCATCCTCTTATTTTATTTTGATGattctaaaataaataaataaataaatataaaatataaaagaattGCTGTTGTCATGCATATATGAGATGCTCCATAGGTCATGGAAGACATTGAGCAAGCTAGCATGGAGTGCAAGACCTCAGATGATATGTTAATACTGTCTTGTGAACAAGATTATGTATCATGTTTTCCATTCTTAGACAAAGGTATAGATCCATATAGTATTATGTatcaagtatgttgctatttcttctAGTATTTAGCTGTGTTTTTTATGGCTCCATTAAATGTTAATCTGAAAGTTAGATGAAAAACATTAAGTATATGTACTTGCAGGTGTAGCAGTTTATAGTTCAGAACTCTTACTAAAGGGGATCATTATTCAGAAACTAGAATATGCCAAGtaagtagaaaaaaaaaactattattagaATAatgatcctttttttttttttttttgttaaaaagcaATTTAAAAAGTTACAAATGCTTGATTATTATGCCAAGACGACTTTTAACCTCCTTTTGGCATCTGATTCTTTCTCTGATTTTATCATTTTGATCCATCAGCATTAAAATATAACACAAAGTGACCCATATTTACACAAATTGGTTGAAATAGGGGCATACTATTATTTATTTAGCCAATTTTACATTTTCAGGCATCAACTGTTCAAGGGGCATATTATAATGAAGCGCTATGCAAAGAAACGGAAGAAAAATGGAAGCGGGGATCTTGATGTAGTGTAGTTCATGGTGGTTAGAAGaaacatcaacatcaacatcaacgCTCTGATGTTTTGTACATTTGTTCTCATATTATAGCGACTTGTCAAAATGGCTGTTTTGAAATATGGTTTTCATCACTTTTTGCTACAAATCCCAATTCCCAAATGTCATTTTGATTCTTGTTGTAGTCGAATGAGGATTTTTGGCATACCTTTTTCGTACACACAGTAAATATGAAATTTACATGAGATGCCATGAGTTCTAGTAAGCTCGTCCTTTTCCCTTTACTTATACTAGTTAGTTGCCTTAATTTTTTTTGGTGTCAacaaactttgtttttttttttttaagagcATGCACAACTGGAGAATTTATTTTTCGTTAGAGCTTTTTCATGAATTAACTTGGAGTAAAAAAAGCTTAATTTAGTCTCTATGATAGTATAGCCTTTTCAAGTTGCTTATTTATGTGATCTTGTATAAGTTGTCTAATTCTAACAGGTAGAAAACCTATGTGACCCACTAAAGGATTGAAAAATCTTATGTAAAGAACTTGTTAATTAACAAGCACTTTGAAAAAAACTGTGTTTGAAAGCATAAATTTGTGTTTGTAAATTTGATTTTGATCTAGAAAGCAtacatttttttatgaaaaaaattacCTTGCCAAACAAAACTAGAGCTCCAAGTTTGCTAAACAAATCTAGGTTATACTCCCTACCTTGCCTTGTTTATGGGAGTGGTTCAAGTTAAGTTGACTTAGTTTGTAGAGAGAGAtctgcaaaataataataataataataataataataataataataataataataataataaatgtagGCTAACAATATTTTGATTATTTTCCATCAACATGTTTTCATGGTTGTTTCTTTTCGGTGAGCACAACTAGAGACATGTAAAGTTTAATAAGTATATGCAATTGCATACTTTAAAATTTTTACTAGTAatgttaattttttatataattcttCTTTTTTAGAGAGACATATGTAAAAATTTTACAGTGTTAATTTTTTATGTAATTGCATATGTAACGTTGCATCCCTAGCTGAAATATTTGCATACTCATTTCGActaaatcttcttcaaaacagattatgttttatcaaaaaaaaaaaaaagacacctCTTATAACACTTGTTTTCGGGATTGCtagttgttgactttagggttttaaGAACATAGGATTTTGCGAATTAACCTAAAGCGTAGCGAGTCTTTGGAAAGACACGAAGCGACAATTTAAAGGAAAACGCGACACGACTTTGAAAAAGCAAGTTGCGTCACCACAACACCCCAAGACCCTAGGGCCCTGTGTTTTGGGGGCTATTTAAGGGTTCTAACTACTATGGTTTCCCCTAAATCTTGCCTCCATCCTCCATAAGTGAAACCCATCGCCCCTTTCTTccattcttggtgttcttgatgcaTTTGGTTGAGTCTTGAAGAGGAAGCAAGTGAATTGTTTGTGTCCCTTTTGATATTGTCTCTTTGGTGTATGAAAACTCCAGTCCCCAAGGTTGCTTGGTGTTACTTTGTAACGCTCAGTTCTTAGGTAAATTTCTTAAAATATAAAGTGTTTCTTTATTTTGCACATTAGTCTATTACATTGGGCTTAATCAAGGTACACTAGGCGTATCTTGGTGATTCATGGACACGGGATTTTCccctggtacgctgggcgtattcgAGCCAagggcaaaccctaaattttagggtttagccCTATTTAAGCACATTGTGCCCCAAGGTTTCTCTCATTACCAGCCTCCATTGTCCCCAAAGCATTATCTCAAAACCATAATCCTATTTTAGAGAAATTTGAGCCTTGAGTGTGTTTTCGGTGTGTGTTTGGTGCATCTAGAAGAAGAAGAGCTCATTGGAGGAGGATTAGTTTGCTTGGAGCTTGAAGATTCATAACTCTTTTCACCTTTGCAAGCTTTTAGACGTATAAAACttcaaactttatgactctttcgCTTAGATCTAGATTTGGGATTATATTCGGTATGTTTTGGTCCCTTGGTTTGATTcctgtgagtagaagttactccagaacTTGTATTGGTCATTTCATGGTATTTCTGGAGTTGTAGAATCATAAAAACGACATCTTGATGGGTTAAgctcaaccatgcatgagttgaTGGTCTTAATATGAAGTTAGAGTGTTAGAAATACATGTTGGGCCtctttgagccatgcaaaggcatcaaTTTGATGACTTTATCGTTTAAGATGTTTCCCTTGAGCAGGATATGTGTTTTGGACATTTGGACTTAAGCAGTGCTTAATGTGAGTTTTAGCATTTTGGGGAGTATGTGGGGTGTACAAaggggtacgctcagcgtagtgCATTTGAGCCCTGATTTCCCTTATGTTGTATAAGCttgtatgcggggcgtaactGGTAGTACGTGTGATGTACTCACCAGAACCCTTTTTGGGCCATTTCTTGGGCTTTAGGTCTTTTAGGCTTGGGTCATAGCTTGTTGGGCCTAGGGTAGGAATGGTAAaagggtcttttaccctttaTGAAAGGATTGCGATTGGACTTTAGTTGTGGCTATTATCCTGATTTTTTATTAGAGTTAGTTTGAACGTGTTCATTTGAGGAGCCATCGTAGCAGCAACATGTGAGTGTGTATTTGTGCATCAtttgattgaggtgagtcttctcacagtGTTTtggtgggttgaaggcaccaatgtcggcccattgatTATTGTTATTACAATGCTAACTGTCTATGTGACTCTTGCATAtataccgggcggggcccgatgccaggcgAAGCCTGATGAGTATGTTGGATGGGGCCCATCGCATGTTATTGACAAATCTGTATTGGGCGGGACCCAATGTCGGGCAAGGCCCATTGGATGTCGAGTGAGGCCCATTATATGTACAGTATGAGGTATTTTAAggagaattcactaagctttgttcttacggtTTAAGTTTTGCTTCAGTTACTTCTGGTTTGAA encodes:
- the LOC111886366 gene encoding uncharacterized protein LOC111886366 isoform X1, with translation MAALDDREAGNNLNVSVEDDHLIAGDFDFTEELESPLQNLDADTEELDISHFVGDLRALMVDDSEDEIVLDSDDEAISEQKQGKIRGRLWRHAQSVDVRSSAGSNLTDKVTDNIPSERSEERNLVSHNENETGSRDTDTRCSKGDKLVNLNASSNNFEGENAVVDESQEPGESSEADALDFVDHFLSVSAVNSSPEVKILKYDGPRSPFSSCAKGSQKLAMKTSFMTKIGVSTFDWDSDQPDHGGGFFLEKKTEPDIQRDKHLSERCKSKQLPGNDSNERDEPPDMFDVGFNTQMAAEAMEALLYATPPHIDVNEHKRVKNPTTENPSKKFSFPLSANCDSKTNGISFKQKRVANRRHKMSTSFHNKNQRELNLELLNLGKDENCTNGDNLTEPKKKVYEKSLKVYKRRKQKQDADKENLKPDNEVKTFSPVASRTRRGSCVKRSQRTADATCNGKEIDVLHKRKSGDWKFDTWKWPKKKRTCRNRRQNAKLTNTLNVQSPVVKGGNGEMEGNFKEASFMSSVKRKARSASIYRSTSGKKLSNTKCVSMRIPKTLNESEHSFESIPALGGEEKIKDLSSNGKNKTPSIMSGASRTSDQVGLPRKQLHKKSSTSSSLRNELPRLGFSESAPDFMSKDLRRRRSKVEIRVLFSQSLDDDVVKQQRKILKKLGTCMATDCSDATHFVADRFARTKKMLEAMGLGKQIVTPLWLESCDQVGCIIDEKNYILRDAKKEKQIGFSMPVSLSRATTHPLLKDRRVFITPNVEPDREMIKNLIKAVHGQVMEDIEQASMECKTSDDMLILSCEQDYVSCFPFLDKGVAVYSSELLLKGIIIQKLEYAKHQLFKGHIIMKRYAKKRKKNGSGDLDVV
- the LOC111886366 gene encoding uncharacterized protein LOC111886366 isoform X2 is translated as MAALDDREAGNNLNVSVEDDHLIAGDFDFTEELESPLQNLDADTEELDISHFVGDLRALMVDDSEDEIVLDSDDEAISEQKQGKIRGRLWRHAQSVDVRSSAGSNLTDKVTDNIPSERSEERNLVSHNENETGSRDTDTRCSKGDKLVNLNASSNNFEGENAVVDESQEPGESSEADALDFVDHFLSVSAVNSSPEVKILKYDGPRSPFSSCAKGSQKLAMKTSFMTKIGVSTFDWDSDQPDHGGGFFLEKKTEPDIQRDKHLSERCKSKQLPGNDSNERDEPPDMFDVGFNTQMAAEAMEALLYATPPHIDVNEHKRVKNPTTENPSKKFSFPLSANCDSKTNGISFKQKRVANRRHKMSTSFHNKNQRELNLELLNLGKDENCTNGDNLTEPKKKVYEKSLKVYKRRKQKQDADKENLKPDNEVKTFSPVASRTRRGSCVKRSQRTADATCNGKEIDVLHKRKSGDWKFDTWKWPKKKRTCRNRRQNAKLTNTLNVQSPVVKGGNGEMEGNFKEASFMSSVKRKARSASIYRSTSGKKLSNTKCVSMRIPKTLNESEHSFESIPALGGEEKIKDLSSNGKNKTPSIMSGASRTSDQGLPRKQLHKKSSTSSSLRNELPRLGFSESAPDFMSKDLRRRRSKVEIRVLFSQSLDDDVVKQQRKILKKLGTCMATDCSDATHFVADRFARTKKMLEAMGLGKQIVTPLWLESCDQVGCIIDEKNYILRDAKKEKQIGFSMPVSLSRATTHPLLKDRRVFITPNVEPDREMIKNLIKAVHGQVMEDIEQASMECKTSDDMLILSCEQDYVSCFPFLDKGVAVYSSELLLKGIIIQKLEYAKHQLFKGHIIMKRYAKKRKKNGSGDLDVV